One Vicia villosa cultivar HV-30 ecotype Madison, WI unplaced genomic scaffold, Vvil1.0 ctg.000852F_1_1, whole genome shotgun sequence genomic window carries:
- the LOC131631641 gene encoding uncharacterized protein LOC131631641, with protein MNNHGVHHDLIYNQIEMHPLILSGWPCMESYYSLPSDVVLTVGYYGNNNYSILSISEVDRHRDLPRFHSRNVFYKEIHFFDVDLLPFSVDLPKLKLPEEFATVLKDNGYEDVVLCGDNGKNKLMSPLKIEDPRRTKLGYGWDEFCRSNNFKCGDRIRFRLDVTSLDKTCYVYKIA; from the exons ATGAATAACCATGGGGTACACCATGATCTGATCTATAACCAAATTGAAATGCATCCGCTTATTTTAAGTGGATGGCCTTGTATGGAATCGTATTACAGTCTTCCTTCGGATGTAGTATTGACGGTTGGATATTATGGTAACAACAACTATTCCATTTTATCAATTAGTGAGGTGGATAGACATCGGGACTTACCGCGTTTTCATAGCAGAAACGTGTTCTACAAAGAGATCCATTTTTTCGATGTAGATCTACTTCCTTTCAGTGTTGATCTGCCAAAATTA AAATTGCCGGAGGAATTTGCAACTGTCCTCAAAGACAATGGATATGAAGACGTTGTGCTCTGCGGTGACAACGGGAAGAATAAATTAATGTCTCCCTTAAAAATTGAAGATCCTCGCCGCACAAAATTAGGATACGGATGGGACGAATTCTGCAGGtctaacaacttcaaatgcgGAGATAGGATTCGATTTAGGTTAGATGTTACTTCCTTGGACAAAACATGTTATGTGTATAAAATTGCATGA
- the LOC131631622 gene encoding uncharacterized protein LOC131631622 produces MAHKHAFEALDRTLKDVMSTYSNSKEIFGGKVVVFGGDFRQILPVVPRGSRSDIVHSTINASYIWRNVEVLTLTHNMRLQSGPDEAGKKEIADFSKWLLQIGEGKLSEPNDGFADIQLPQELLITDYTDPIVAIVNCTYPDFIENYQSNDYLKSKAILASTLEVVDQINNHVLDLMPGETKDYYSSNTVDRSEIHDTNVVDTLTPEFLSSLTTSGLPNHLIRLKVGTHVMLMRNIDQSEGLCNGTRVMITKMANHVIEAKIMAA; encoded by the exons ATGGCACACAAACATGCTTTTGAAGCACTGGATCGAACTTTGAAGGACGTCATGTCTACATACAGTAATTCAAAGGAGATCTTTGGCGGTAAGGTAGTTGTTTTTGGTGGTGATTTTAGACAGATTTTGCCCGTTGTACCTAGAGGGAGTCGTTCGGATATCGTACATTCTACCATAAATGCTTCTTACATTTGGCGGAATGTTGAAGTGTTAACTTTAACACATAACATGCGACTTCAATCCGGCCCAGATGAAGCTGGAAAAAAAGAAATTGCCGACTTCTCAAAATGGCTGTTGCAAATTGGTGAAGGCAAACTTTCCGAGCCAAATGATGGATTTGCCGATATTCAACTGCCACAAGAACTTTTGATCACGGATTACACAGACCCAATAGTTGCCATCGTTAATTGTACTTATCCTGATTTTATCGAAAACTACCAATCTAACGACTACCTAAAAAGTAAGGCGATACTTGCTTCTACATTGGAAGTTGTCGATCAAATCAACAATCACGTCCTTGATCTGATGCCAG GGGAAACCAAGGATTACTACAGCTCAAATACCGTCGATAGGTCAGAAATTCATGACACCAATGTAGTCGATACACTCACACCGGAGTTTCTCAGTTCCTTAACTACTTCAGGTTTGCCTAACCATCTCATTAGGTTGAAGGTAGGAACAcatgttatgcttatgcgtaACATAGACCAGTCGGAGGGTTTGTGTAACGGAACTAGGGTAATGATAACTAAGATGGCAAACCATGTCATAGAGGCTAAAATAATGGCGG CCTAA
- the LOC131631624 gene encoding uncharacterized protein LOC131631624 produces the protein MFSFTSPGMKFDDTVAHGGGPPTLQLHGQTSHHIGTLMPDVGHHPQYAQLYIYDTDNEVDNRMKFFRDNDVLSRDIVLKLKDMLDECNPHARAFRMARDLLRGNEFLDLKIRLISDRAEDGRVYNTPTVSVVAALIVGDIDPTTQRDIIVHARDGHLQKITEFHPAYLAYQYPLIFVYGEDGYRKNILHRYEHEAEVTRKNRQSIKDWLCFRLQERKAEAMTLLHSRRLFQQLLVDGFAMMESKRLNWLRTNQSKLQVGKYNQLNEKTHGAQANTAPKRGKRVVLPSTFIGSKRYMDQLYFDGMAISSKLGFPDLFVTFTYNPAWPDIERALSGTNLKPHDRPDLITKVFKIKFDDLMTDITKRHVLGKVIACNDSFQLLFIVDIHTLWLLTMQTNLTCVVSLQLCTLLNFKNEDCRMLIY, from the exons ATGTTTTCGTTTACTTCTCCTGGGATGAAATTCGACGACACCGTTGCACATGGAGGAGGACCACCTACTTTACAACTGCACGGTCAAACATCTCATCATATAGGGACGTTGATGCCGGATGTTGGACATCATCCCCAATATGCTCAACTATATATATATGACACCGACAATGAAGTAGATAACAGGATGAAATTCTTCAG GGACAATGATGTTCTCAGCAGGGATATTGTTCTTAAGTTAAAGGATATGTTGGATGAATGCAATCCTCATGCAAGGGCATTTCGAATGGCAAGAGATCTTTTGAGAGGAAATGAGTTCTTAGACTTGAAGATACGACTAATCAGTGATAGGGCTGAAGATGGCCGTGTATACAATACACCAACTGTGTCAGTAGTGGCTGCTCTAATTGTTGGGGATATCGATCCCACAACACAGAGAGACATCATCGTCCATGCACGCGATGGCCATTTGCAAAAAATTACTGAATTTCATCCTGCTTATTTGGCCTACCAATACCCGCTCATTTTTGTTTATGGGGAGGATGGATATAGGAAAAATATACTGCACAGGTATGAACATGAAGCTGAGGTTACCAGGAAAAATCGCCAATCAATCAAAGATTGGCTGTGTTTTCGTTTGCAAGAGCGCAAAGCTGAGGCAATGACATTGCTTCACTCAAGACGGCTTTTTCAACAGTTATTGGTCGATGGGTTTGCAATGATGGAATCAAAACGTCTCAATTGGTTGAGGACTAACCAGTCCAAGTTACAAGTTGGAAAATATAATCAGTTGAATGAGAAAACTCACGGGGCTCAAGCGAACACAGCACCAAAGCGAGGAAAAAGGGTAGTTTTGCCATCTACTTTTATTGGGAGCAAGCGTTACATGGACCAGCTATATTTTGATGGTATGGCCATTTCAAGTAAGTTGGGCTTCCCAGATTTGTTTGTTACGTTTACTTACAATCCTGCTTGGCCTGACATAGAACGTGCATTATCTGGCACTAATTTAAAGCCACATGATAGACCTGATCTCATAACCAAagtattcaaaatcaaatttgacGATCTCATGACTGATATAACCAAACGGCACGTGCTCGGGAAGGTTATTGCATGTAATGATTCTTTCCAACTTCTCTTTATTGTAGATATTCATACTCTTTGGTTATTGACAATGCAAACTAATTTAACATGTGTTGTTTCGTTACAGTTATGTACACTATTGAATTTCAAAAACGAGGATTGCCGCATGCTCATATATTAG